In Methylomagnum ishizawai, one DNA window encodes the following:
- a CDS encoding Arc family DNA-binding protein, whose translation MSKEDPQMRFRAPPALKKQIEDSAWKNRRSASAEIIARLEASFSKDWGDDEEVERLMKGAVLTLSPEMVEIFKRLEEEIRKNPVDLSKLPLGPPINSDTLDDE comes from the coding sequence ATGAGCAAAGAAGACCCACAAATGAGATTTAGGGCCCCGCCTGCCCTGAAAAAACAGATTGAGGATTCAGCCTGGAAAAACAGGCGGTCAGCTAGCGCTGAAATCATTGCCCGCCTTGAGGCGTCCTTTTCCAAGGATTGGGGCGACGATGAAGAAGTGGAGCGCCTCATGAAAGGTGCCGTACTGACGCTCAGCCCTGAAATGGTGGAGATATTCAAACGCCTTGAGGAGGAAATACGGAAAAATCCCGTCGATCTCTCCAAGTTACCGCTGGGACCACCGATCAACTCCGACACTTTAGATGACGAATAA
- a CDS encoding ORF6N domain-containing protein codes for MSAQVIQITDDTALPLIFYKDQPVLTFALIDKAHGRPEGTAKDRFNSNRKHFIEGEDWHRIDFA; via the coding sequence ATGAGCGCACAAGTCATCCAAATCACCGACGATACCGCGCTACCGTTGATCTTCTACAAGGACCAGCCCGTTTTGACCTTCGCCTTGATCGACAAAGCCCACGGTAGACCGGAAGGCACTGCCAAGGATCGTTTCAACTCCAACCGGAAGCACTTCATTGAGGGCGAGGATTGGCATCGCATTGATTTTGCTTAA
- a CDS encoding Arc family DNA-binding protein: protein MAKKKQVMPLPVRLPSDIKEWIADGASRNYRSLNSEIVFRLKQCMDAQKNEAPSVATARGFDVNSHRS from the coding sequence ATGGCTAAAAAGAAGCAAGTGATGCCATTGCCGGTACGATTGCCGAGCGATATTAAGGAATGGATCGCAGATGGTGCCAGCCGAAACTACCGTTCCCTGAACTCAGAGATCGTGTTTCGGTTGAAGCAGTGCATGGACGCACAAAAGAATGAAGCCCCGAGCGTTGCGACCGCCCGAGGCTTCGATGTGAACTCCCACCGCTCTTAA
- a CDS encoding glucosaminidase domain-containing protein: MANVKIGVEAELDSVSRDVEQLVARVRSATEDLRRGLEVTLDTGRAQRDIDALIAKLGELDAKIGQARAVGIDTAGAATQSTEARQAQGAYQAELDRAKRDMEAWQKSIGGGPMASWQANLSGAGGGAFDFRPAVQMAETLTGRVAAATTHTDRLRRAQREYREEVRGTAEEWAKLTGQSFTERQAEAANTWLGQHIASEGRFAPFMRGFDVGDVGSDEWRGQFGTPGAAKRIAQGIGAGGLGAAGMDAPDHKWASRMLGSAAGVAANAVLNGGDGGAAGLAGGVLGGMLGPAGAIVGAVVGGAVDRGMEKALAEALETSALRKNLGGLSEEFDPLRAVARAASDGLGMTATEFMGAERRFAGVAGTRPEEARNLVAETRGASQFARSLGTGPDSAIAFFANQRQFGVTRDEEGSRRMALVIAEALNKGGLFAKADELMQAVAEFTVQAARTGRTAPDVGGYVDLLGTLTARGGPYERDIQGAVSLFQRMDAGFRGPGSEGWNAFMVGSYQGIAGRGFNGLDLQVVKEGGLLGTLAGAWDSIKKGADPATIRHWKAMEAAAGPGANLPMIDVMLPRLLQRFGGNTEWAAQAIHDNTGIGVREAHDVITLAKQPGGVNGILERLKGFHVDTANVPMGNLLALAQLATGNREDLMKQARRLMSGDGYEAVAGTDRDRLEKAMGGSDADLRQTVIDLTANREMKDIAESSLDTQKRIAQSITSISSNLLKLKDAALAKMFGTPGTYAQAMKDWALAGDVADRDSVVDPVLTRMKERGDRIAFLRNALAHGEYPNGPHGTHVPPETLQGYKTELDRLLAEHQRDSALVKGAFERYTSKEQSYDRQEFIRRIQPAAERAAEKYHIPADVLMAHAAQETGWGKHVHDNNLFNITGSYHGQSVVRGDTDAAGNRISQRFKVYGSIDESFEDLADLLSRKYPGAVGVKSAYEYGAALKKGGYAADPGYAKHIDERAQEVRRITGTPLPPGKAQYGADGRISVDPMKIEVTHTHTDPSGAPIAPPQIQTYTAKPRLNPGRPPLSEIF; encoded by the coding sequence ATGGCCAATGTCAAAATCGGCGTCGAAGCCGAACTGGATTCCGTCTCCCGCGACGTGGAACAACTCGTCGCCCGCGTCCGGTCGGCGACGGAAGACCTGCGGCGCGGCCTCGAAGTCACCCTCGACACCGGCCGCGCCCAGCGGGACATCGACGCGCTCATCGCCAAATTGGGCGAGCTCGACGCCAAGATCGGACAGGCCCGCGCCGTCGGCATCGACACGGCGGGCGCGGCCACGCAGTCCACCGAGGCCCGGCAGGCCCAGGGCGCGTACCAAGCCGAACTGGACCGGGCCAAGCGGGACATGGAGGCATGGCAGAAGTCCATCGGCGGTGGCCCCATGGCGTCATGGCAGGCCAATCTTTCCGGCGCGGGCGGCGGCGCTTTCGATTTCCGTCCGGCGGTCCAGATGGCCGAGACCCTCACGGGCAGGGTGGCGGCGGCGACCACCCACACCGACCGGCTCAGGCGGGCGCAGCGCGAATACCGCGAGGAGGTGCGCGGCACGGCGGAAGAATGGGCGAAGCTCACGGGACAAAGCTTCACCGAGCGACAGGCCGAGGCGGCGAATACATGGCTGGGCCAGCACATCGCCAGCGAGGGCCGGTTCGCGCCGTTCATGCGCGGCTTCGACGTGGGCGACGTGGGGTCCGACGAGTGGCGCGGACAATTCGGCACGCCCGGCGCGGCCAAGCGCATCGCCCAGGGTATCGGCGCGGGTGGCCTGGGCGCCGCCGGTATGGACGCGCCCGACCACAAATGGGCTTCCAGGATGCTCGGAAGTGCTGCGGGCGTGGCGGCGAACGCCGTTCTTAACGGTGGCGACGGCGGCGCGGCGGGATTGGCGGGGGGCGTCCTGGGCGGCATGCTCGGCCCGGCGGGCGCGATAGTCGGCGCGGTGGTGGGCGGCGCGGTGGATCGCGGCATGGAAAAGGCCCTGGCCGAAGCCCTGGAGACCTCGGCGCTCCGCAAGAACCTGGGTGGCCTGTCGGAGGAATTCGACCCACTGCGGGCCGTGGCGCGGGCGGCGTCGGACGGCCTGGGCATGACCGCCACCGAGTTCATGGGGGCGGAAAGGCGCTTCGCCGGGGTGGCCGGCACGCGCCCCGAGGAGGCCCGCAACCTTGTGGCCGAGACCCGCGGCGCTTCGCAGTTCGCCCGCTCGCTGGGCACCGGGCCGGATTCGGCCATCGCCTTCTTCGCCAACCAACGGCAGTTTGGCGTCACCCGCGACGAGGAAGGCTCGCGCCGGATGGCCCTCGTCATCGCCGAGGCCCTCAACAAGGGCGGCCTGTTCGCCAAGGCCGACGAACTCATGCAGGCCGTGGCCGAGTTCACGGTCCAGGCGGCGCGCACCGGCAGGACCGCGCCAGACGTGGGCGGCTATGTGGACCTGCTGGGGACGCTCACGGCGCGGGGCGGTCCCTATGAGCGGGACATCCAAGGGGCGGTGTCGCTGTTCCAGCGGATGGACGCCGGGTTCCGGGGGCCGGGCAGTGAAGGCTGGAACGCCTTCATGGTTGGGTCGTACCAGGGCATCGCCGGGCGGGGATTCAACGGGCTGGACCTACAGGTCGTGAAGGAGGGTGGGCTGCTGGGCACGCTGGCGGGCGCGTGGGACAGCATTAAGAAGGGCGCGGACCCGGCCACGATCCGCCATTGGAAGGCCATGGAGGCGGCGGCGGGGCCGGGCGCCAACCTGCCTATGATCGATGTGATGCTACCGCGCCTGCTGCAGCGGTTTGGTGGCAATACCGAATGGGCGGCGCAGGCCATACATGACAACACGGGTATCGGGGTACGGGAGGCGCATGACGTGATCACGCTCGCCAAGCAGCCCGGTGGCGTGAACGGAATCCTGGAACGGCTGAAGGGCTTCCATGTGGACACGGCCAACGTGCCCATGGGTAACCTGTTGGCCCTGGCCCAACTCGCCACCGGCAACCGCGAAGACCTGATGAAGCAGGCCCGGCGCTTGATGTCGGGCGACGGCTACGAGGCCGTGGCCGGGACCGACCGCGACCGGCTGGAAAAGGCCATGGGCGGTTCCGATGCCGACCTCCGGCAAACCGTCATCGACCTGACCGCGAACCGCGAAATGAAGGACATCGCGGAATCGAGCCTGGACACCCAGAAACGCATCGCGCAAAGCATCACGTCGATTTCCTCGAACCTGTTGAAGCTCAAGGACGCGGCGCTCGCCAAGATGTTCGGGACTCCGGGGACGTATGCCCAGGCCATGAAGGATTGGGCATTGGCGGGGGATGTCGCGGATCGGGATAGCGTGGTTGACCCCGTGTTGACCCGGATGAAAGAGCGGGGCGACCGTATCGCCTTCCTGCGTAATGCGTTGGCACATGGGGAATATCCGAATGGCCCCCATGGAACGCATGTGCCGCCGGAAACCTTGCAGGGTTATAAGACCGAATTGGATCGGTTGCTGGCGGAGCATCAGCGGGATTCGGCGCTCGTCAAGGGGGCGTTTGAGCGATACACCAGCAAGGAACAATCCTACGACCGCCAGGAATTCATCCGCCGGATCCAACCGGCGGCGGAGCGTGCCGCTGAGAAGTACCACATTCCCGCCGATGTGCTGATGGCGCACGCCGCCCAAGAGACCGGCTGGGGTAAACATGTCCACGACAACAACCTATTCAATATCACCGGCAGCTATCACGGCCAAAGCGTGGTGCGCGGCGATACCGATGCCGCCGGAAATCGCATCAGCCAGCGTTTCAAAGTCTATGGGTCCATCGACGAGAGCTTCGAGGACTTGGCCGACCTGTTGAGCCGCAAATATCCGGGCGCGGTCGGCGTGAAGTCGGCCTACGAATATGGCGCTGCCTTGAAAAAGGGAGGGTATGCCGCCGACCCTGGGTATGCCAAGCATATTGACGAGCGGGCGCAGGAGGTACGTCGCATTACGGGAACCCCGCTCCCGCCCGGCAAGGCGCAATACGGCGCGGACGGGCGCATCAGTGTGGACCCCATGAAGATCGAGGTCACGCATACCCATACCGACCCTTCCGGTGCCCCCATCGCGCCGCCGCAAATCCAAACCTACACCGCCAAGCCCCGCTTGAATCCGGGCCGTCCGCCGCTTTCGGAGATTTTCTAG
- a CDS encoding IS1182 family transposase translates to MTTRLQPSLFAYPPEDAAEVACPVKPIPRGVARVLMPNRTQLELRATDLDSLLPEGHRARIVWAYVARADLGGMYAGIKAVRGGSGRTPIAPEILFALWLYATVDGVGSARAIARLCRDHDAYRWICGGVPVNHHTLSDFRADHGEALDGLLTDSVAALLAAKAVKLKRVAQDGMRVRASAGAASFRRRATLERHLEDAREQVAALKSEIDADPAAAGRRQQAARTRAARERQEKVQKALDRLPELEEIKARQGKKPEEARASATGDQATVMKMADGGYRPAYNAQFTTDTETQVIVGVEVVTTGSDMAQLEPMVDQVAGRHGQIPEEWLVDGGYPAHEQLEAVADRTTVYAPVPNPKDPATDPHAPKPNDSEAVAEWRQRMGTDDAKEIYRERAATAECVNALARNRGLQQFRVRGPGKVRCVLLLHALAHNLLRTFALAPGLLGLGIPAPEMAGMAA, encoded by the coding sequence ATGACGACCCGACTCCAGCCTTCCCTGTTTGCCTACCCGCCCGAGGACGCCGCCGAGGTGGCCTGCCCGGTCAAGCCGATCCCGCGCGGGGTGGCGCGGGTGCTGATGCCGAACCGGACCCAACTGGAACTGCGGGCCACCGATCTGGATTCGCTGTTGCCGGAGGGCCACCGGGCGCGGATCGTCTGGGCCTACGTGGCGCGGGCGGACCTCGGCGGGATGTATGCCGGGATCAAGGCGGTGCGGGGGGGCAGCGGGCGCACCCCGATCGCCCCGGAAATCCTGTTCGCGCTGTGGCTGTACGCCACGGTCGACGGGGTGGGGAGCGCCCGGGCCATCGCCCGGCTGTGCCGGGACCACGACGCCTACCGCTGGATTTGCGGGGGCGTCCCGGTCAACCACCACACGCTCTCCGATTTCAGGGCCGACCATGGCGAGGCCCTGGACGGCCTGCTGACGGACAGCGTGGCGGCCCTGCTGGCGGCGAAGGCGGTGAAGCTCAAGCGGGTGGCGCAGGACGGGATGCGGGTCCGGGCCAGCGCCGGGGCGGCCTCGTTCCGGCGCCGGGCGACCCTGGAGCGGCACCTGGAGGACGCCCGCGAACAAGTGGCCGCGCTCAAATCGGAGATCGACGCCGACCCCGCGGCGGCGGGTCGGCGCCAACAGGCCGCCCGGACCCGGGCGGCCCGCGAACGCCAAGAGAAAGTCCAAAAAGCCCTGGACCGCCTGCCGGAACTGGAGGAAATCAAGGCCCGGCAGGGCAAGAAGCCGGAAGAGGCCCGCGCCTCCGCCACCGGCGACCAGGCCACGGTCATGAAGATGGCCGACGGCGGCTACCGGCCCGCCTACAACGCCCAGTTCACCACCGACACCGAAACCCAAGTCATCGTCGGCGTCGAGGTCGTCACCACGGGCAGCGACATGGCCCAACTCGAGCCGATGGTCGACCAGGTCGCCGGGCGCCATGGCCAAATCCCCGAGGAATGGCTGGTGGACGGGGGCTACCCCGCTCATGAGCAATTGGAGGCGGTCGCGGATCGCACCACCGTCTATGCCCCGGTGCCGAACCCCAAAGATCCCGCAACGGATCCCCACGCCCCCAAGCCCAACGACAGCGAAGCGGTGGCCGAATGGCGGCAACGCATGGGTACCGACGACGCCAAGGAGATTTATAGGGAGCGCGCGGCCACCGCCGAATGCGTCAATGCCCTGGCGCGGAACCGGGGGTTGCAGCAGTTCCGGGTACGCGGGCCGGGCAAGGTCCGGTGCGTCCTGCTCCTCCACGCCTTGGCCCACAACCTGCTCCGCACCTTCGCCTTGGCGCCCGGGTTGCTCGGGCTGGGGATACCTGCGCCCGAAATGGCGGGAATGGCGGCCTAA
- a CDS encoding phage tail protein, translating into MTNFTGTASFDPVRRIEISDRVLGGDPVSSPINGTLQSLVNRDTYLQSVAASAAGLAIRYARVAVTGNVSALSGLSARDGVTPNAGDIVLLTAQTTAAQNGLWVAASGAWTRFANANGDTGLPPGCLVSVSEGTLGGGTVWGLMTVAPIVVGTTGLAFRLVVANDVGKIDLFAMGTPPLGWLECDGTAISRTTYARLFARVGTTFGEGDGSTTFGVPDLRGEFVRGWDHGRGVDTGRAFGSSQLGSPIAGEDNTANNSVFGGTINGNTPTLYDAVLSGYSSFNTKYLESGIPEIGNAGSFGIARPRNVAFMYCIRY; encoded by the coding sequence ATGACAAACTTCACTGGGACCGCATCGTTCGATCCCGTCCGCCGGATCGAAATCTCCGACCGCGTCCTCGGGGGCGATCCCGTATCGTCGCCGATCAATGGCACACTGCAATCCCTGGTCAACCGCGACACCTACCTGCAAAGCGTGGCGGCGTCGGCGGCGGGCTTGGCGATCCGCTACGCCCGCGTGGCCGTGACCGGCAATGTGTCGGCGCTGTCGGGGTTGTCCGCCCGTGATGGCGTGACCCCGAACGCGGGCGACATTGTCCTGTTGACGGCACAAACCACCGCCGCGCAGAACGGCCTGTGGGTGGCGGCGTCCGGGGCATGGACCCGGTTCGCGAACGCGAACGGCGATACCGGCCTGCCGCCGGGGTGTCTGGTGTCGGTGTCGGAGGGTACGCTCGGTGGCGGTACGGTTTGGGGATTAATGACGGTCGCACCCATCGTCGTGGGTACCACCGGACTGGCGTTCCGCCTCGTTGTTGCCAACGATGTGGGCAAAATCGATTTGTTCGCCATGGGCACCCCGCCGCTGGGCTGGCTTGAATGCGATGGCACTGCAATATCCCGCACCACGTATGCAAGGCTATTCGCGAGGGTCGGCACTACATTTGGGGAGGGGGATGGTTCGACCACATTCGGGGTGCCCGATTTGCGCGGCGAGTTCGTGCGCGGCTGGGATCATGGGCGGGGCGTCGATACTGGCCGGGCATTTGGTTCATCGCAATTGGGCAGCCCTATCGCGGGGGAGGATAATACGGCGAATAACTCGGTGTTCGGGGGCACTATCAACGGCAATACGCCCACGCTATACGATGCCGTTCTCTCTGGATATAGCAGTTTTAATACCAAATATTTGGAGTCGGGAATTCCTGAGATCGGGAATGCGGGGTCGTTCGGCATCGCTCGGCCACGTAACGTCGCCTTTATGTATTGCATCAGGTATTGA